The following proteins are co-located in the Sulfurovum sp. TSL6 genome:
- a CDS encoding glycosyltransferase, with protein sequence MNILMYSNSFGGHTPTFIGQDVEHLSKNHNLVYVCNTILDAKTTSYDNIKVIQEYPMSFLQRALWKFDISLNYKNKHFRKHLDRILDECKPDLIHCQFGIEALRLIDNLHNRSIPVVIQFRGFDASKMLRKKSYIRRLKEVLDRDNFYSIFVADSLRKNLQKHDINVQNSMILHSGINLTKFIREKNKEYDDYIFLQVSSLAEKKGHEYTLKAFAKFLSIQQSKNFKLILTGEGTRKALLVDLVEKLNIMDYVEFVGFVSPKEAKELMQNADVFVHHSITAQDGDTEGIPNALMEAMAMELPVLSTYHSGISELITDGINGYLVNEKDVDNYALRMADIVGWGRMKVNRDVIAEKFEIGKHIAKLEEFYLTMINK encoded by the coding sequence ATGAATATATTAATGTACTCAAATTCTTTTGGTGGGCACACACCAACATTTATAGGTCAGGATGTAGAACACCTGTCAAAAAATCATAATTTAGTTTATGTCTGTAATACCATCCTTGATGCCAAAACTACATCCTATGATAATATCAAAGTTATACAAGAGTATCCTATGAGTTTTCTACAAAGAGCCTTATGGAAATTTGATATCTCTTTGAACTATAAAAATAAACATTTTCGAAAACATCTTGATCGTATTCTTGATGAATGCAAACCAGATCTTATCCACTGCCAATTTGGAATTGAAGCTTTAAGACTGATTGATAATCTTCATAACAGATCAATTCCTGTGGTTATCCAATTTCGTGGATTTGACGCCAGTAAAATGTTAAGAAAAAAATCATATATTAGACGCCTTAAAGAAGTATTAGACAGAGATAATTTTTATTCCATTTTTGTAGCAGATTCTCTTCGGAAAAATCTTCAAAAACATGATATAAATGTCCAAAACAGTATGATTTTACACAGTGGTATCAACTTAACAAAATTTATTAGGGAAAAAAATAAAGAATATGATGATTATATTTTTCTTCAGGTCTCATCTCTGGCTGAGAAGAAGGGTCATGAATACACATTGAAAGCATTTGCTAAATTTTTATCCATACAGCAATCAAAAAATTTCAAATTGATTCTGACAGGTGAAGGAACAAGGAAGGCTTTATTAGTAGATCTTGTTGAAAAATTGAATATTATGGATTATGTTGAATTCGTCGGTTTTGTATCACCTAAAGAAGCAAAGGAACTAATGCAAAATGCAGATGTTTTTGTCCATCATAGCATAACAGCTCAAGACGGAGATACGGAAGGGATACCCAATGCACTTATGGAGGCAATGGCTATGGAGCTACCCGTTCTAAGTACTTATCATTCAGGTATATCAGAACTGATAACCGATGGTATCAACGGCTACTTAGTCAATGAGAAAGATGTAGACAACTATGCATTACGTATGGCAGATATCGTTGGGTGGGGAAGGATGAAAGTAAACAGAGATGTTATCGCAGAAAAGTTTGAAATTGGAAAACATATTGCAAAACTTGAGGAATTTTATTTGACAATGATCAATAAATAG